In Eleutherodactylus coqui strain aEleCoq1 chromosome 4, aEleCoq1.hap1, whole genome shotgun sequence, the following are encoded in one genomic region:
- the LOC136625881 gene encoding putative small proline-rich protein 5 isoform X1: MSGVKGQQKKCPEPCPPPQQHCQDPCKQVCPEPKCPPPQVCKAEPVCPEQKCPPPQVVQCKPVPQCQQQQDKQGVKK, translated from the exons ATGTCTGGAGTGAAGGGACAACAGAAGAAATGCCCAGAGCCTTGTCCACCACCCCAACAGCACTGCCAGGATC ctTGCAAGCAAGTGTGTCCTGAGCCAAAGTGTCCTCCTCCTCAAG TGTGCAAGGCAGAACCAGTGTGCCCTGAGCAGAAGTGTCCACCTcctcaag TGGTACAATGTAAACCAGTTCCACAATGTCAGCAACAACAGGACAAGCAAGGTGtgaagaagtaa